The proteins below are encoded in one region of Casimicrobium huifangae:
- a CDS encoding VOC family protein: MFSHIFVGVVDFERALRFYRALMPVLGIQERFCDPERPWAGWQSEPGPRPLFLIGTPFNGLQHAAGNGQMAAFLADQRRTVDAAYQTALAHGGVSEGAPGLRPEYHQHYYGAYFRDTEGNKICVACHRAE, from the coding sequence GTGTTTTCTCACATATTTGTTGGTGTTGTCGATTTCGAGCGTGCGTTGCGCTTCTATCGCGCGTTGATGCCGGTGCTGGGCATTCAGGAGCGCTTTTGTGATCCTGAGCGTCCGTGGGCAGGCTGGCAATCCGAGCCGGGGCCACGGCCGCTGTTTCTGATCGGCACGCCGTTCAATGGTTTGCAGCACGCCGCCGGCAACGGCCAGATGGCAGCCTTTCTCGCCGATCAGCGTCGCACCGTGGACGCCGCTTACCAGACCGCGCTGGCGCACGGCGGCGTCAGCGAAGGCGCGCCGGGGCTCCGGCCCGAGTATCACCAGCACTACTACGGCGCTTACTTTCGCGATACCGAAGGCAACAAAATTTGCGTCGCTTGCCACCGTGCGGAGTGA